One genomic region from Phragmites australis chromosome 1, lpPhrAust1.1, whole genome shotgun sequence encodes:
- the LOC133886206 gene encoding uncharacterized protein LOC133886206 isoform X1, producing the protein MGAGRKTETFNPATPTQNQTNAWYGNYSAAARNLQEDQLGGVIFGCKHNTINECLSKQLFGLPSGHISYVKNVKPGMPLFLFNYSDRKMHGIFEAACAGQLNMDQFAWSDGGRIKTQFPAQVRISIKTRCLPVPESQFKSVISNNYHKPRHFYFELDHAQTRALISLFKPAPVHDGPSKWSPSRPLRSPTKAYIVHGQAKAQSNTKDLDQFGVSSDSHCMAPYKLVGPDGEYASTSRTSKSNLYEHDNLDDAVTKERTDSVNGDHQHVNPVHEEQHDTEAVRQKLQELFVLRQETLSSKDAVYSASDKPIRQEAQFDATLPTYQSDSTSKGYAPIEDHTSLGQCHGNVELLLIIDELSKRTEAMEKKLVESDQEILFLRESVKDTGRRVQQLEYQIEKLQSKYNSSVPLLGRPHDKVEGPSIFLIGGYRGSTCLSSLDYFCPTTDRLVPLCPMSSPRAYAAVAALKDRIYIFGGGDGSSWYHTVECYSRGGNEWITCPRLKHEKGSLAGATLNDKIFAIGGGDGSTFFSEVEMFDPALGRWIDSLSMRQNRFTPAAAELNGALYVIGGYDGNMYLQSAERYDPREGFWTLLPSMRARRGSHSVAVLGESIYAMGGHDGNSLASTVEIFDPRASSWRIGSPFSVARGYGCAVAMNDNLYLIGGVNDAGETIETVEVYNERQGWKITGCEAIGRRAFACAIVV; encoded by the exons TGGGAACTATTCTGCTGCTGCGCGTAATCTCCAGGAAGATCAGCTAGGAGGAGTGATTTTTGGCTGCAAACACAACACGATCAATGAATGCCTCTCTAAACAGCTGTTTG GTTTGCCGTCAGGCCATATATCATATGTGAAGAATGTTAAACCTGGCATGCCTCTATTTCTGTTCAATTATAGTGACCGAAAAATGCATGGAATTTTCGAGGCTGCATGTGCTGGCCAGCTTAACATGGACCAATTTGCTTGGAGTGATGGTGGTAGAATAAAGACACAATTTCCTGCTCAG GTCCGCATCTCTATAAAGACTCGGTGCCTTCCAGTTCCAGAGTCTCAATTCAAAAGTGTGATCAGTAACAATTATCATAAACCTCGGCACTTCTACTTTGAGCTAGACCATGCACAAACAAGAGCTTTAATATCTTTGTTTAAGCCTGCCCCTGTTCATGATGGTCCAAGCAAATGGAGTCCTTCCAGACCTCTGCGATCTCCAACCAAAGCATATATTGTTCATGGTCAAGCAAAGGCTCAGTCCAATACAAAGGATCTCGATCAGTTTGGTGTTTCTTCTGATTCACATTGTATGGCTCCTTATAAGTTGGTTGGTCCAGATGGTGAATATGCTAGTACGAGTAGAACATCAAAGAGCAACCTTTACGAGCATGACAATTTGGATGATGCTGTGACCAAGGAAAGAACGGATTCTGTCAATGGTGACCATCAACATGTCAATCCAGTGCATGAAGAACAGCATGACACAGAGGCTGTTAGGCAGAAATTACAAGAGCTCTTTGTTTTACGACAGGAGACCCTATCCTCGAAGGATGCTGTTTATTCTGCTTCAGATAAACCCATACGTCAAGAAGCACAATTCGATGCCACTCTCCCTACATACCAATCTGATTCCACCTCAAAGGGTTATGCGCCTATTGAGGACCATACATCATTAGGGCAATGCCACGGAAATGTTGAG CTGCTTCTCATCATCGATGAGTTATCCAAGAGGACCGAAGCAATGGAGAAAAAGCTG GTTGAATCAGATCAAGAAATACTGTTTCTGAGGGAATCAGTAAAGGACACAGGCAGAAGAGTTCAACAACTGGAATACCAGATTGAGAAACTACAATCAAAGTATAATTCTTCAGTGCCACTCCTTGGTAGACCACATGATAAGGTGGAAGGGCCATCAATATTCCTAATAGGTGGCTACAGGGGCAGTACTTGCTTGTCATCGCTCGATTACTTTTGCCCTACAACAGACAGATTAGTGCCCCTATGTCCAATGAGCTCACCTCGTGCATATGCAGCTGTTGCTGCATTGAAGGATCGTATCTATATTTTTGGTGGTGGGGATGGCAGTTCATGGTATCACACAG TGGAATGCTATAGCAGGGGGGGAAATGAGTGGATAACATGCCCCCGCTTGAAACATGAGAAAGGAAGCCTTGCTGGAGCTACGTTGAATGATAAAATATTTGCTATTGGTGGGGGAGATGGGTCTACATTTTTTTCAGAAGTTGAGATGTTTGATCCAGCACTTGGGAGATGGATAGACAGCTTGTCTATGCGGCAAAAT CGATTTACTCCTGCCGCCGCCGAATTAAATGGCGCTCTCTATGTAATTGGTGGTTATGATGGCAACATGTACTTACA ATCAGCAGAAAGGTATGATCCAAGGGAAGGTTTCTGGACACTGCTTCCAAGTATGAGGGCAAGAAGAGGATCCCACTCGGTAGCTGTCTTGGGCGAATCCAT ATATGCTATGGGAGGGCACGATGGAAACAGTCTGGCTTCCACTGTAGAAATCTTTGACCCGCGTGCCAGTTCATGGAGGATAGGCAGCCCATTCAGCGTCGCAAGAGGATATGGATGCGCGGTTGCAATGAACGATAATTTGTACCTCATTGGTGGGGTCAACGATGCTGGAGAAACTATCGAAACT GTTGAAGTTTACAATGAGAGGCAAGGCTGGAAGATCACTGGTTGCGAGGCGATAGGGAGGAGGGCCTTCGCCTGTGCCATTGTCGTTTGA
- the LOC133886206 gene encoding uncharacterized protein LOC133886206 isoform X2: protein MHGIFEAACAGQLNMDQFAWSDGGRIKTQFPAQVRISIKTRCLPVPESQFKSVISNNYHKPRHFYFELDHAQTRALISLFKPAPVHDGPSKWSPSRPLRSPTKAYIVHGQAKAQSNTKDLDQFGVSSDSHCMAPYKLVGPDGEYASTSRTSKSNLYEHDNLDDAVTKERTDSVNGDHQHVNPVHEEQHDTEAVRQKLQELFVLRQETLSSKDAVYSASDKPIRQEAQFDATLPTYQSDSTSKGYAPIEDHTSLGQCHGNVELLLIIDELSKRTEAMEKKLVESDQEILFLRESVKDTGRRVQQLEYQIEKLQSKYNSSVPLLGRPHDKVEGPSIFLIGGYRGSTCLSSLDYFCPTTDRLVPLCPMSSPRAYAAVAALKDRIYIFGGGDGSSWYHTVECYSRGGNEWITCPRLKHEKGSLAGATLNDKIFAIGGGDGSTFFSEVEMFDPALGRWIDSLSMRQNRFTPAAAELNGALYVIGGYDGNMYLQSAERYDPREGFWTLLPSMRARRGSHSVAVLGESIYAMGGHDGNSLASTVEIFDPRASSWRIGSPFSVARGYGCAVAMNDNLYLIGGVNDAGETIETVEVYNERQGWKITGCEAIGRRAFACAIVV from the exons ATGCATGGAATTTTCGAGGCTGCATGTGCTGGCCAGCTTAACATGGACCAATTTGCTTGGAGTGATGGTGGTAGAATAAAGACACAATTTCCTGCTCAG GTCCGCATCTCTATAAAGACTCGGTGCCTTCCAGTTCCAGAGTCTCAATTCAAAAGTGTGATCAGTAACAATTATCATAAACCTCGGCACTTCTACTTTGAGCTAGACCATGCACAAACAAGAGCTTTAATATCTTTGTTTAAGCCTGCCCCTGTTCATGATGGTCCAAGCAAATGGAGTCCTTCCAGACCTCTGCGATCTCCAACCAAAGCATATATTGTTCATGGTCAAGCAAAGGCTCAGTCCAATACAAAGGATCTCGATCAGTTTGGTGTTTCTTCTGATTCACATTGTATGGCTCCTTATAAGTTGGTTGGTCCAGATGGTGAATATGCTAGTACGAGTAGAACATCAAAGAGCAACCTTTACGAGCATGACAATTTGGATGATGCTGTGACCAAGGAAAGAACGGATTCTGTCAATGGTGACCATCAACATGTCAATCCAGTGCATGAAGAACAGCATGACACAGAGGCTGTTAGGCAGAAATTACAAGAGCTCTTTGTTTTACGACAGGAGACCCTATCCTCGAAGGATGCTGTTTATTCTGCTTCAGATAAACCCATACGTCAAGAAGCACAATTCGATGCCACTCTCCCTACATACCAATCTGATTCCACCTCAAAGGGTTATGCGCCTATTGAGGACCATACATCATTAGGGCAATGCCACGGAAATGTTGAG CTGCTTCTCATCATCGATGAGTTATCCAAGAGGACCGAAGCAATGGAGAAAAAGCTG GTTGAATCAGATCAAGAAATACTGTTTCTGAGGGAATCAGTAAAGGACACAGGCAGAAGAGTTCAACAACTGGAATACCAGATTGAGAAACTACAATCAAAGTATAATTCTTCAGTGCCACTCCTTGGTAGACCACATGATAAGGTGGAAGGGCCATCAATATTCCTAATAGGTGGCTACAGGGGCAGTACTTGCTTGTCATCGCTCGATTACTTTTGCCCTACAACAGACAGATTAGTGCCCCTATGTCCAATGAGCTCACCTCGTGCATATGCAGCTGTTGCTGCATTGAAGGATCGTATCTATATTTTTGGTGGTGGGGATGGCAGTTCATGGTATCACACAG TGGAATGCTATAGCAGGGGGGGAAATGAGTGGATAACATGCCCCCGCTTGAAACATGAGAAAGGAAGCCTTGCTGGAGCTACGTTGAATGATAAAATATTTGCTATTGGTGGGGGAGATGGGTCTACATTTTTTTCAGAAGTTGAGATGTTTGATCCAGCACTTGGGAGATGGATAGACAGCTTGTCTATGCGGCAAAAT CGATTTACTCCTGCCGCCGCCGAATTAAATGGCGCTCTCTATGTAATTGGTGGTTATGATGGCAACATGTACTTACA ATCAGCAGAAAGGTATGATCCAAGGGAAGGTTTCTGGACACTGCTTCCAAGTATGAGGGCAAGAAGAGGATCCCACTCGGTAGCTGTCTTGGGCGAATCCAT ATATGCTATGGGAGGGCACGATGGAAACAGTCTGGCTTCCACTGTAGAAATCTTTGACCCGCGTGCCAGTTCATGGAGGATAGGCAGCCCATTCAGCGTCGCAAGAGGATATGGATGCGCGGTTGCAATGAACGATAATTTGTACCTCATTGGTGGGGTCAACGATGCTGGAGAAACTATCGAAACT GTTGAAGTTTACAATGAGAGGCAAGGCTGGAAGATCACTGGTTGCGAGGCGATAGGGAGGAGGGCCTTCGCCTGTGCCATTGTCGTTTGA